One Peribacillus simplex NBRC 15720 = DSM 1321 genomic region harbors:
- a CDS encoding VOC family protein, translated as MIRKIEHTAIIVKDIEKSIRFYTEILGLKLRLRGSGPDREMAFLYLDLQPDVEIELIQDFEPIVKYQPFGIMNHLAFSVNHLNETIGYYMEKGIKFLSDEPKPTLDGGRMILFHGPDDELLQFVERP; from the coding sequence ATGATTCGAAAAATAGAACATACCGCAATAATTGTTAAAGATATTGAAAAATCAATCCGATTTTATACGGAAATATTGGGGCTAAAATTGCGCTTAAGAGGAAGTGGACCTGATCGTGAAATGGCTTTTTTGTATTTAGACTTGCAGCCTGATGTAGAGATTGAATTAATTCAGGATTTTGAACCGATTGTAAAATACCAACCGTTTGGAATAATGAATCACCTGGCTTTTAGTGTTAATCATCTTAATGAAACTATTGGATATTATATGGAAAAAGGAATTAAATTTCTAAGCGATGAGCCGAAACCCACTCTTGATGGAGGGCGTATGATATTATTTCACGGTCCCGATGACGAACTTTTACAATTTGTAGAAAGGCCGTAA
- a CDS encoding dipeptidase, protein MNEKPYDGYTSFNYLKASKDYKQYELSTEIHRVSEYSLHLTDEENNLLSEVLTEYPIVSLRDHGFVVPRKSKDILPYCSSLHTAFHYEGISKSGIDVMFENFMDGISTITSKNGLKWDDIIYLLGMRYADIYHQKTVYIASTYSDLTKAKGQKQTAILPSLEAASILENELDRVDILYGLGIRCMGITYNESNTLGTGLTEKRDGGLTNFGHRVIERMNTIGMIIDISHCGDQTSLDVIEASQHPVFMTHAGARAKWNTPRMKPDHVLKACAEKGGIIGICAAPNTTLTKNSPTHSINTVMEHFEYIKNLVGINHVGFGPDTFFGDHVALQHAFDDMLGISASHSGEIFEESSYVKGLENPAEAMKNMIGWMIKNHYSIEEIVKVSGGNAMKVIKEILIR, encoded by the coding sequence ATGAATGAGAAACCATATGATGGTTATACATCCTTTAATTATTTAAAGGCAAGCAAGGATTACAAACAATATGAGCTATCCACTGAAATTCATAGAGTTTCAGAGTATTCACTACACTTAACAGATGAAGAAAATAATTTGCTGAGTGAAGTATTAACAGAATATCCTATTGTTTCTCTTAGAGATCATGGTTTTGTTGTTCCAAGAAAATCTAAGGATATACTTCCTTATTGCAGTAGTCTTCATACAGCTTTTCATTATGAGGGAATTTCTAAATCTGGAATTGATGTTATGTTTGAAAATTTCATGGATGGAATTTCAACAATTACATCGAAAAATGGTTTGAAATGGGACGATATCATTTATTTATTGGGAATGCGCTATGCAGATATTTATCATCAAAAAACTGTTTATATTGCAAGTACGTATAGTGATTTAACAAAAGCTAAGGGGCAGAAACAAACAGCAATTCTTCCATCCTTGGAAGCAGCTAGTATTTTGGAAAACGAACTGGATCGTGTTGATATTTTATATGGTTTAGGGATTCGTTGTATGGGGATAACCTACAATGAATCAAATACACTTGGTACTGGCCTTACAGAAAAGAGAGACGGTGGTTTAACTAACTTTGGACACCGTGTTATTGAAAGAATGAACACAATAGGTATGATCATTGATATTTCTCATTGTGGAGATCAAACTAGTTTAGATGTGATCGAGGCAAGTCAACATCCTGTTTTCATGACACATGCAGGTGCAAGAGCAAAATGGAACACACCGAGAATGAAACCAGACCATGTATTAAAAGCTTGTGCAGAAAAAGGAGGAATTATTGGTATTTGTGCTGCTCCCAATACCACGTTAACAAAGAATTCACCTACTCATTCGATCAATACGGTAATGGAGCATTTTGAGTATATTAAGAATTTAGTAGGTATCAATCATGTTGGCTTTGGTCCAGATACATTCTTTGGTGACCATGTAGCCTTACAGCATGCTTTTGACGACATGTTAGGAATCTCAGCTTCGCACAGTGGAGAAATATTTGAGGAATCTTCTTATGTGAAGGGTCTCGAAAATCCTGCAGAAGCAATGAAAAATATGATTGGCTGGATGATTAAAAATCATTATTCAATAGAGGAAATTGTTAAAGTTTCTGGTGGGAATGCCATGAAGGTAATAAAGGAGATTCTAATACGTTAG
- a CDS encoding Rieske 2Fe-2S domain-containing protein, giving the protein MLTKEDNQLLTQTNPETPMGQLFRRYWIPALKSNELKSDGKPQRVKLLGEDLIAFRDTEGKVGLIDERCPHRGTSLYFGINEGCGIRCMYHGWKFDTDGECMEIPSEEKDGKFRQSIKLNNYPTKEVSGIVWTYMGPPEKQPPFPEFYWMGLPEENKLVERVWQECNYAQVMENDLDYVHAAFLHKAHGTQEVEEGILSSDLGIDPDHPLVKNPPVKQAVEDTNYGKRCIAVGIGTEKENAFMEIHYIFPFYTFPPRFGGEDGMWHAFIPRDDYSTWSWDVQFAHDRVIDVQAQHDRRGLKLDEDFKKQINLENEYGQDRDLQRTGNFTGIRGIANQDHAATETMGPIVDRSIEHLGTSDLPVIHMRRILLQQVKAFQEGQEPLKLENDSLKTLYSDGLYDNNQKSWQEAFPIKEQFQKKVLEKKQ; this is encoded by the coding sequence ATGTTAACAAAAGAGGATAATCAATTACTTACTCAAACAAACCCTGAAACACCGATGGGACAATTATTTCGCAGATACTGGATTCCTGCTCTAAAGTCTAACGAATTAAAAAGTGATGGTAAACCTCAAAGGGTAAAGTTGCTTGGTGAAGATTTGATTGCCTTTCGTGATACAGAAGGAAAAGTAGGTTTGATCGATGAACGGTGTCCACACCGTGGTACTTCTCTTTATTTTGGAATTAATGAAGGATGCGGCATCCGGTGTATGTATCACGGATGGAAATTTGATACGGATGGAGAATGTATGGAAATTCCTTCTGAAGAAAAAGACGGAAAATTCAGACAATCGATCAAGTTGAACAACTACCCTACTAAGGAAGTAAGCGGAATTGTATGGACATATATGGGTCCGCCGGAAAAGCAACCACCATTTCCTGAATTTTATTGGATGGGGCTACCAGAAGAAAACAAATTGGTAGAGCGAGTTTGGCAAGAATGTAACTATGCACAAGTAATGGAAAATGACTTGGATTATGTACATGCTGCATTCTTACATAAAGCACATGGTACACAAGAAGTAGAAGAAGGTATTTTAAGCAGTGATTTAGGAATAGATCCAGATCATCCGCTTGTAAAAAACCCACCAGTAAAACAAGCAGTAGAGGATACGAATTATGGGAAGCGGTGTATAGCCGTAGGAATCGGGACTGAAAAAGAAAATGCTTTCATGGAGATCCATTATATATTCCCATTTTATACATTTCCACCGAGGTTTGGGGGTGAAGACGGAATGTGGCATGCTTTTATTCCACGGGATGACTACAGTACATGGTCATGGGATGTGCAGTTTGCGCATGACCGGGTGATTGATGTACAAGCTCAACATGATCGTCGGGGATTAAAACTGGATGAAGATTTCAAAAAACAAATCAATCTTGAAAACGAGTATGGACAAGATCGTGATTTGCAAAGAACAGGAAATTTCACAGGTATTCGTGGGATAGCGAATCAAGACCATGCAGCGACTGAAACGATGGGTCCTATTGTTGACCGATCAATTGAGCATCTTGGGACAAGTGACTTACCGGTCATTCATATGCGACGCATCTTGCTGCAACAAGTAAAAGCATTCCAGGAGGGGCAGGAGCCATTAAAGTTAGAGAACGATTCATTAAAAACATTGTATAGCGATGGTCTCTATGACAATAATCAAAAATCATGGCAAGAAGCATTTCCAATAAAAGAACAATTTCAAAAGAAAGTATTGGAAAAAAAGCAGTGA
- a CDS encoding thiolase C-terminal domain-containing protein: MERSLSDRACIVGVGETDYVRGTSKALAHLCIEASLNACRDAGIDPSEIDGVISPWKYNVRHEEFVHGLGMKELKFTGRHEMGGASSIAAIQTAALAVDAGIADYVLVATGQKGYSGPRLGAGDPSILDLNNEFMPNSEYRDNLEYPYGLMVPLQYFSLHANRWFHEYNPDPVGMQIVAMTCREHAQLNKKAYMRGRPMTSEDYQNSPMLVSPFRLLDCSLEVDGAGAVIVTSKKNAYRFKKPVYIGGIAEGHPTYPDDMPTRPDILDMGITHAAPRAFDMAGVRHEEIDFAEIYDCFTFIVLRQLEEMGFCARGEAPEFTKNGRISLGGQLPINTHGGLLSQAHIVGINHVVEAVYQLRGEAGEAQVDDAKIGIVTGYGDLSDGSIAILHN; encoded by the coding sequence ATGGAACGGTCTTTAAGTGATAGAGCATGTATCGTGGGTGTTGGGGAAACAGATTATGTAAGAGGCACATCCAAGGCATTAGCACATCTTTGTATTGAAGCTTCTCTTAATGCTTGTAGAGACGCTGGGATTGATCCTTCTGAGATAGACGGTGTAATTTCTCCCTGGAAATATAATGTTCGTCATGAGGAGTTTGTTCATGGATTAGGAATGAAAGAACTTAAATTCACCGGACGTCATGAAATGGGAGGGGCCAGTTCCATCGCAGCCATTCAGACTGCAGCATTAGCAGTGGATGCAGGAATCGCAGATTATGTGCTTGTTGCTACAGGACAAAAAGGCTATTCAGGTCCACGACTGGGTGCGGGGGATCCCAGTATTCTAGATTTAAATAATGAATTTATGCCTAACTCCGAGTATCGTGATAACTTAGAATATCCATACGGCTTAATGGTTCCATTGCAATATTTTTCACTTCATGCAAATAGATGGTTTCATGAATATAATCCTGATCCAGTTGGCATGCAGATTGTAGCTATGACTTGTAGGGAACATGCTCAGTTGAATAAAAAAGCATATATGAGAGGACGCCCAATGACATCAGAGGATTACCAAAACTCTCCTATGCTTGTTTCTCCTTTTCGGCTATTAGACTGCTCACTAGAAGTGGATGGTGCAGGCGCTGTAATTGTCACCTCTAAGAAAAATGCATATCGTTTTAAAAAACCTGTTTATATAGGCGGAATCGCTGAAGGTCATCCGACTTATCCAGATGATATGCCTACGCGTCCTGACATTTTAGATATGGGGATTACCCATGCTGCACCACGTGCATTTGACATGGCTGGAGTGCGACATGAAGAAATTGATTTTGCAGAAATTTATGATTGCTTCACTTTTATTGTCCTTAGGCAACTTGAAGAAATGGGCTTTTGTGCTCGGGGTGAAGCGCCGGAATTTACTAAAAATGGCCGGATTAGTCTTGGGGGACAATTGCCTATCAATACACATGGTGGGCTGCTTTCCCAAGCACACATTGTTGGAATAAATCATGTTGTTGAAGCAGTTTATCAATTAAGAGGAGAAGCTGGAGAAGCTCAGGTTGATGATGCAAAGATTGGTATTGTCACAGGTTATGGGGATCTTAGCGATGGTTCAATTGCTATTCTGCACAATTAA
- a CDS encoding CaiB/BaiF CoA transferase family protein: MTNQAEVLKGIRVLDFTWSVSGATTTRILASFGAEVIKVEWPKTPDAMRFSMYAKEDEPGLDNGAFFNNLSAGKRGITLNVKSERGMELIHELLKKSDVVTENFSAGVFEKWGLDYETLEKISPGIIYKSISGLGHSGRNKKYGTWGPTAAALSGMTYTSGLPDTHPSGWGYSILDVVAGYTGAYAVMTALYHKKRTGKGQYIDISQVETAMHLTGANLLDYTVNKRSSKRPGFPPGNRSIVSKATPENSYRGQIGCPHNSYRCAGGGQNDWCTIAIFTDDEWNAFKQAIGNPIWTNYDKFNTFEGRLAHQDELDKNIESYTIERDKYEVMELLQSHRIVCGAVQMNEDLMVNDPQLRSRGLFENLQHSLLGIRSFEGIPIKMSKTQPYLKKSGPLMGEDNTYVFGTILGYSQDEIERLTNEGVLWPEDMPKDEIKAIRPLW; this comes from the coding sequence ATGACGAACCAGGCAGAAGTTCTAAAAGGAATTCGCGTTTTAGATTTCACATGGAGTGTCTCCGGTGCGACCACGACCAGAATTTTAGCTTCCTTTGGAGCGGAGGTTATTAAAGTTGAATGGCCGAAGACCCCCGATGCTATGCGTTTTTCCATGTACGCTAAGGAGGATGAACCGGGACTCGATAATGGTGCTTTTTTTAACAATTTAAGCGCTGGAAAAAGAGGGATAACGTTAAATGTAAAATCAGAACGTGGCATGGAACTAATTCATGAATTGTTGAAAAAATCAGATGTAGTAACAGAGAACTTCAGCGCAGGTGTTTTTGAAAAATGGGGACTTGATTACGAGACTTTAGAAAAGATTTCTCCAGGAATCATTTATAAGAGTATATCTGGTTTAGGTCATAGCGGTCGAAATAAAAAGTACGGAACATGGGGTCCGACCGCCGCAGCCTTATCTGGGATGACCTATACTTCTGGACTTCCGGATACTCATCCTTCGGGTTGGGGATATTCCATTTTAGATGTGGTAGCAGGCTATACCGGTGCTTATGCTGTAATGACTGCGCTCTATCACAAAAAACGTACGGGGAAAGGGCAATATATCGATATTTCACAGGTTGAAACTGCGATGCACCTAACCGGAGCAAATCTCCTGGATTATACAGTGAATAAACGATCATCCAAGAGACCAGGATTTCCACCAGGGAATCGTTCGATAGTCTCCAAAGCAACACCGGAAAACAGCTACAGAGGACAAATAGGATGTCCACATAACAGCTATCGCTGTGCGGGTGGTGGTCAGAATGACTGGTGTACGATTGCTATTTTCACTGATGACGAATGGAATGCTTTCAAACAAGCAATTGGAAATCCTATATGGACAAATTATGACAAATTTAACACGTTTGAGGGACGGTTGGCCCATCAAGATGAATTAGATAAAAATATTGAGTCATATACGATTGAGCGTGACAAATATGAAGTGATGGAACTGCTACAGAGCCATAGAATCGTATGTGGAGCCGTGCAGATGAATGAGGATCTTATGGTAAATGATCCTCAGCTGAGATCACGAGGATTGTTTGAAAACCTTCAGCATTCATTACTTGGCATACGATCCTTTGAAGGCATTCCTATTAAAATGTCTAAAACGCAGCCCTATCTCAAAAAATCAGGACCTCTAATGGGAGAAGATAATACTTATGTGTTTGGAACGATTTTAGGCTACAGTCAAGACGAAATCGAGCGATTGACAAATGAAGGAGTTTTATGGCCTGAAGATATGCCGAAGGATGAGATTAAGGCTATCCGCCCATTATGGTGA
- a CDS encoding Zn-ribbon domain-containing OB-fold protein produces the protein MENLDILFRPLPNRNIDHWDREWDLFSPFWEAARSGKLIVQECTETKKKVWPPRFVSPYAPGAELEWVPIKGIGEIYTYNIVYRGFFPYYKDKVPYALVVVDLGEGIRMLGNTVGMDPTKVHCGMRMEVAFEIVNDEITLVNWKPSERG, from the coding sequence ATGGAAAATTTAGATATTCTTTTTCGTCCGTTACCTAATCGTAATATAGACCATTGGGACAGGGAATGGGATTTGTTTTCACCATTTTGGGAAGCGGCGCGATCTGGAAAACTAATTGTTCAAGAATGCACAGAAACAAAAAAGAAAGTTTGGCCTCCAAGATTTGTTTCACCTTATGCCCCTGGTGCCGAACTAGAATGGGTACCGATTAAAGGTATAGGAGAAATTTATACTTACAATATCGTTTATAGAGGCTTTTTCCCTTACTACAAGGATAAAGTACCATACGCACTAGTAGTGGTTGATTTAGGAGAAGGAATTAGAATGCTAGGCAATACGGTAGGTATGGATCCTACAAAGGTGCACTGCGGGATGAGAATGGAAGTTGCTTTTGAAATAGTAAATGATGAAATTACTTTGGTGAATTGGAAACCGTCTGAAAGGGGTTAA
- a CDS encoding amidase has translation MNDILFETIEAASSAIKNKKLSPVELTKLTLHRIKQHDPVLNAFITVMEEEAMEQAKQLEIESQKNHIRGPLHGIPIAVKDILQTKGVLTTGGSKIFQDWVPNEDATSIKKLKQAGAIIIGKTNLHEFAMGATTENPHYGSTKNPWDITRIPGGSSGGSAVATATGLAFGAVGSDTAGSIRLPAAFCGTVGFKPTYGLVSREGCLPFSWSLDHVGPMTRSVKDAAFMLEVMRGYDPNDRSTVKRDEFKISDYSLLNDLKGIKFGIYEPYMFSGIDQDIKEIIEQAFDQLEALGAEIVPIHLPGIEEALNALKCIAQSEVVSFHQPLLRRHGELYGNDLKYRFQFGREVSATSYINAHRIRDQFVKETIKQMKDIDALIGPTNIQRPFKIGTMVPEQAISNMFTLGKTPLANILGFPSLSVACGFTMDTLPIGLQLIGKPFSDKKILQIGDCYENSQRWLQALRENRNYSPIKS, from the coding sequence GTGAATGATATTCTTTTTGAAACAATTGAAGCAGCTAGTTCAGCCATTAAAAATAAAAAGCTATCGCCAGTCGAGTTGACAAAGTTAACACTCCACCGTATTAAACAACATGATCCCGTCCTTAATGCATTTATAACCGTTATGGAAGAAGAAGCAATGGAGCAGGCTAAGCAATTAGAAATAGAAAGTCAGAAAAATCATATTAGAGGTCCTTTGCATGGAATTCCGATTGCTGTAAAAGATATCTTACAAACAAAGGGAGTCCTAACAACTGGAGGATCTAAAATTTTCCAAGACTGGGTACCTAATGAAGATGCAACCTCAATAAAAAAGCTAAAACAGGCTGGCGCTATTATTATTGGGAAGACAAACTTGCATGAGTTTGCTATGGGAGCAACAACTGAAAATCCTCACTATGGAAGTACTAAGAATCCTTGGGATATCACCAGAATACCTGGTGGTTCAAGCGGAGGTTCAGCAGTAGCGACAGCAACGGGTTTGGCTTTTGGTGCTGTTGGTTCAGACACTGCCGGTTCCATTCGCCTACCTGCAGCTTTTTGTGGCACAGTCGGTTTTAAACCAACATATGGTCTTGTAAGCCGGGAGGGCTGCCTTCCTTTCAGTTGGTCATTAGATCACGTCGGTCCTATGACAAGGTCAGTAAAAGATGCTGCATTTATGCTTGAAGTGATGAGAGGATACGATCCTAATGATCGTTCAACCGTAAAAAGAGATGAATTTAAAATATCAGACTATTCATTATTGAATGATTTAAAAGGTATCAAATTTGGTATCTATGAACCATATATGTTTTCTGGGATCGATCAAGATATAAAAGAGATCATTGAACAAGCCTTTGACCAATTAGAAGCACTTGGAGCAGAAATAGTGCCAATTCATTTACCGGGTATTGAGGAAGCACTAAATGCCCTGAAGTGTATTGCTCAATCAGAGGTTGTCTCCTTTCATCAGCCTTTATTGAGAAGACACGGAGAGTTGTACGGAAATGATTTAAAATATAGATTTCAATTCGGGAGAGAAGTTTCTGCTACATCATATATTAATGCCCATAGGATTAGAGATCAGTTTGTCAAAGAAACCATTAAGCAAATGAAAGACATTGATGCTCTTATTGGGCCAACTAACATTCAACGGCCTTTTAAAATAGGTACAATGGTACCTGAACAGGCAATCAGCAATATGTTTACACTAGGGAAAACACCGCTTGCAAATATTTTAGGTTTCCCTTCGCTATCAGTTGCATGTGGTTTTACAATGGATACCCTTCCCATAGGTCTTCAGCTCATTGGAAAACCTTTCTCTGATAAAAAAATATTGCAAATAGGAGATTGCTATGAAAATTCACAACGATGGTTACAGGCATTAAGAGAAAATAGGAATTACTCGCCCATAAAATCATAA
- a CDS encoding CaiB/BaiF CoA transferase family protein yields MIQGALDGIKVLEIGDQLTQYAGKLLADMGAEVIKVEPSKGVQSRNVGPFYQDEPDVNKSLYFWHYNTSKKSVTLDLQTEVDKQRFSHIVSEFDVVLEDYKPGQMKEWGLDFENLSKLHPGLIYCSITPFGQSGPWSQYESSDLIQLALGGIMAVTGYDDVKDAPPIAPTGGQSAHLSGYFAAMGVISALFYRDIADGGGQYIDISVHDCVTVSTEMSIPYWEYQKAHVNRQTGRHALPNRSSRWNFRCKDGRYILCLNTYLSSGRWRDLVTWLKSKGMEGELEDERYVDDHFRATHMEYVCEVLERFCLEHDSEYIFHYAQSISLPWAPVRAPEDMLEDEHLVEDRNTFVNVRHPELNESFTYPGAPYIFNKTPWKISQRPPLLGEHNNEFEKYIANEASSAAIGKIRINERGILK; encoded by the coding sequence ATGATTCAGGGAGCTTTAGATGGAATTAAAGTATTGGAAATCGGTGACCAATTGACTCAGTATGCCGGAAAATTACTGGCGGATATGGGAGCGGAAGTTATTAAGGTAGAACCTTCGAAAGGCGTTCAATCACGCAATGTTGGCCCATTTTATCAAGATGAGCCTGACGTGAATAAAAGTTTATACTTCTGGCATTATAACACTTCTAAAAAATCAGTAACACTTGATCTGCAAACTGAAGTTGATAAGCAGCGTTTTTCCCATATAGTGTCCGAATTTGATGTTGTTCTGGAGGATTACAAGCCCGGACAGATGAAAGAATGGGGCCTTGATTTTGAGAATCTCTCTAAGTTACACCCAGGTTTGATTTATTGTTCGATAACCCCTTTTGGACAATCCGGGCCTTGGAGTCAGTATGAATCTAGTGATTTGATCCAGCTTGCTCTAGGTGGAATTATGGCTGTAACTGGCTATGACGATGTGAAAGATGCGCCGCCAATTGCCCCGACAGGAGGTCAATCCGCTCACTTATCGGGATATTTTGCTGCTATGGGAGTTATTAGTGCCTTATTTTATCGAGATATAGCAGACGGGGGCGGGCAGTATATAGATATTTCGGTTCATGACTGTGTTACGGTTTCAACAGAAATGTCCATTCCGTACTGGGAATATCAAAAAGCACATGTTAACCGTCAAACTGGACGACATGCCCTGCCAAACAGGTCAAGCCGCTGGAATTTCAGATGTAAAGACGGTCGTTACATTCTTTGTTTGAATACGTATTTAAGTTCCGGGCGTTGGCGAGACTTGGTGACCTGGCTTAAATCAAAGGGAATGGAAGGGGAATTGGAAGACGAGAGATATGTGGATGATCATTTTCGCGCTACACATATGGAATATGTATGTGAAGTGTTAGAACGTTTTTGCTTAGAGCATGATTCAGAATATATATTCCATTATGCGCAAAGCATCAGCCTTCCATGGGCACCCGTTCGTGCACCTGAAGATATGTTGGAAGACGAACACTTGGTTGAAGATCGGAATACTTTTGTTAATGTTCGACACCCGGAATTAAATGAGTCCTTTACTTACCCAGGAGCTCCTTATATTTTTAATAAAACTCCTTGGAAAATATCCCAAAGGCCTCCATTGCTAGGTGAGCATAACAATGAATTTGAGAAGTATATAGCCAATGAAGCTTCATCGGCTGCAATTGGTAAGATAAGAATCAATGAACGTGGAATTCTAAAGTGA
- a CDS encoding XylR N-terminal domain-containing protein: MAVKANNITLGDLFRIDAEMDNFLQSQRMFISSADAWGTLIKDLTLTLGIERAKRFLLRYGYQCGRHEAEVLKDMFEWENKKEWVLAGVTMHNLSGRTSSVPTKAKIDTETGEFDVEGFWYNSYEAKQYLQHFPFHSEPVCYFLEGYASGYCSTSFGRKVVFKEIECIGKGDKHCHFVGKTLELWGDEISIDSVDYAREDIGDELDWAYKRIESQSEILKRGNILSNQLTQIVLQGKGLGEIAQTLGKSLQCGIVISNQYFETITEYGQVFNYSLKNIIDNKEKLRASDQKKMEEMINKQATIQLNTLEEQEFFKFPLITPIVVQNNIYGYISIIKNSKEIEELEPSFIERAANICALHLLNEKTVIETEHRMKGEMLNEILLQPNLDSSIAKRLSYLGYYLNKPHFVFIFRLQNQNLLFKNDKLLTKEKDLIANILRKHSEYEEQKILVSNYFGQIQALIPEDILVSRKISAQQYGEAIMEEVKRIIPTSQLLIGISNLCLDINNFHHGFKQAKKALEIAQITNQQQRVILFSELGPISILLDARNPEELESYADKVLGPMYDYDVRKSTELLKTLYFYLDNECNLHKTARYMNLSIGGMRYRLLNISERFNIDMMNSSTRREVQLALDIYLAFGKLPFMQIQDKI, encoded by the coding sequence ATGGCAGTTAAAGCAAATAATATAACCTTGGGCGATTTATTTAGGATCGATGCCGAAATGGATAACTTTCTTCAGTCTCAACGAATGTTTATTTCTAGTGCAGATGCTTGGGGGACCTTAATTAAGGATTTGACTTTGACTCTTGGAATCGAACGGGCAAAGCGCTTTTTATTACGCTACGGGTATCAATGCGGTAGACATGAAGCTGAAGTATTAAAAGATATGTTTGAGTGGGAAAATAAAAAGGAATGGGTTCTAGCAGGAGTCACCATGCATAACCTTTCTGGACGTACATCATCTGTTCCAACAAAGGCGAAAATAGATACCGAAACTGGAGAATTCGACGTTGAAGGTTTTTGGTATAATTCCTATGAAGCAAAACAATACTTACAACATTTCCCTTTTCACTCTGAACCTGTCTGCTACTTTTTGGAAGGTTATGCAAGTGGCTACTGCAGTACATCTTTTGGAAGAAAAGTAGTCTTTAAAGAAATAGAGTGTATCGGAAAAGGTGATAAACATTGCCATTTCGTAGGAAAAACTTTGGAATTATGGGGTGACGAAATTTCTATCGATTCTGTTGATTATGCCCGAGAGGATATTGGTGATGAACTTGATTGGGCCTACAAGCGGATTGAAAGTCAAAGTGAAATTTTAAAGCGAGGGAATATCTTAAGTAACCAATTGACACAAATAGTTCTACAAGGAAAAGGTCTTGGCGAAATAGCCCAAACCCTCGGAAAAAGCCTTCAATGCGGAATAGTAATTTCCAATCAGTATTTTGAGACGATTACGGAGTATGGACAAGTATTCAACTATTCTTTAAAAAATATCATTGACAACAAAGAAAAACTTCGTGCATCCGACCAAAAAAAAATGGAAGAAATGATTAATAAACAAGCAACAATTCAACTAAATACCCTAGAAGAACAAGAATTCTTCAAATTCCCATTAATCACTCCAATTGTCGTCCAGAATAATATATACGGATATATTTCAATAATAAAAAATTCAAAGGAAATAGAAGAACTCGAGCCTTCTTTTATTGAAAGAGCCGCAAATATTTGCGCTCTTCATTTACTAAATGAAAAAACGGTCATAGAAACTGAACACCGTATGAAAGGTGAAATGCTTAACGAAATATTACTCCAGCCAAATCTAGATTCAAGTATTGCAAAACGACTATCTTATTTAGGCTACTATCTTAATAAACCTCATTTTGTGTTTATATTTCGATTACAAAACCAAAATCTTCTCTTTAAGAATGATAAATTATTAACTAAAGAAAAAGATCTAATCGCTAATATTCTAAGGAAACATTCAGAATATGAGGAGCAAAAAATTTTGGTTTCAAATTACTTTGGACAAATACAAGCGCTAATACCCGAGGATATATTAGTATCTCGTAAGATTAGTGCACAACAATACGGCGAAGCAATAATGGAAGAAGTAAAGCGAATTATTCCCACTTCTCAACTATTAATTGGTATAAGTAACCTTTGCTTAGATATCAATAATTTCCACCATGGATTTAAACAAGCGAAAAAAGCATTAGAAATTGCACAAATCACAAATCAGCAACAACGGGTTATCTTATTTTCGGAACTAGGTCCTATTTCTATTTTATTAGATGCACGAAATCCAGAGGAATTAGAAAGTTATGCCGATAAGGTTTTAGGGCCTATGTATGATTATGATGTTCGGAAATCTACAGAACTATTAAAAACTTTATATTTCTATTTAGATAACGAATGTAATTTACATAAAACTGCTCGTTATATGAACTTATCGATTGGTGGAATGCGTTACCGCCTGTTAAATATATCAGAACGATTTAACATTGATATGATGAATTCTAGTACTCGGCGCGAAGTACAATTAGCCTTAGATATATACCTCGCATTTGGTAAACTACCCTTTATGCAAATACAAGATAAAATTTGA